The following proteins are encoded in a genomic region of Triticum dicoccoides isolate Atlit2015 ecotype Zavitan chromosome 1B, WEW_v2.0, whole genome shotgun sequence:
- the LOC119303644 gene encoding uncharacterized protein LOC119303644, whose protein sequence is MGNSCVTGASSHSKKEQTQKAVEAPPSPVEQTTFKWTIDGFSSLLDLDKGWTASRVFEISGLRWYLKLNPRDTKSGDQNEYVSLRLELSPASVRSDTVVEATYKFFIYDQLNGKHHEQPQVCHNFQTTSTRSGTSCMIPLATLKEKSSGFLVENSCAFGVEFIKVTAAKTNDATEKLFVQKKINKVSSIPEVYTWDIEDFFALKSPSHSPDFELHGHKWFITIDPSGFDKNGNFISLSLTMKVTDTLHENSANLVELDIRIKNQGSGKDNVQKGRCEFSKNANRWGWGNFISLEDFKDSSNGYLVKTKCCIEAKVAVIGASKME, encoded by the exons ATGGGGAACTCGTGTGTTACTGGCGCCAGCA GCCATTCAAAGAAGGAGCAGACCCAGAAAGCCGTCGAGGCACCACCTTCTCCTGTGGAGCAGACAACCTTCAAGTGGACAATCGATGGTTTCTCCTCACTCCTTGACTTGGATAAAGGATGGACAGCCTCCAGGGTGTTTGAGATCAGTGGGCTCAGATG GTACTTGAAACTGAACCCAAGGGACACCAAGAGTGGCGACCAAAATGAATATGTTTCTCTTCGGCTTGAGCTGTCGCCAGCATCCGTGAGATCTGACACGGTCGTGGAGGCAACTTACAAGTTCTTTATATATGACCAGTtaaacggaaagcaccatgaacaaCCTCAAG TGTGCCACAATTTTCAGACTACAAGCACAAGGTCTGGGACATCATGCATGATCCCCCTCGCCACACTGAAGGAAAAGTCCTCTGGATTCCTTGTCGAAAACAGCTGTGCTTTCGGTGTCGAGTTTATCAAAGTTACTGCTGCTAAAACTAATGATGCGACAGAGAAGCTGTTTGTTCAGAAGAAGATAAACAAAGTCTCGAGTATTCCAGAAGTCTACACCTGGGACATCGAGGACTTCTTTGCGCTCAAAAGCCCGAGCCACTCTCCAGATTTTGAGCTCCATGGACACAAATG GTTCATCACCATCGATCCATCTGGATTCGATAAGAATGGAAACTTTATCTCCTTGTCCTTGACCATGAAGGTGACGGACACACTCCATGAGAACTCCGCGAACCTGGTAGAATTGGACATACGCATCAAAAACCAGGGAAGTGGCAAGGACAATGTACAAAAAG GCCGGTGCGAGTTCTCAAAGAATGCTAATAGATGGGGATGGGGCAATTTCATATCACTGGAAGATTTCAAGGACTCTTCAAATGGTTATCTCGTGAAAACGAAATGCTGCATTGAAGCTAAGGTTGCCGTTATTGGTGCCTCCAAAATGGAGTAG